Proteins encoded together in one Myxocyprinus asiaticus isolate MX2 ecotype Aquarium Trade chromosome 21, UBuf_Myxa_2, whole genome shotgun sequence window:
- the vti1b gene encoding vesicle transport through interaction with t-SNAREs homolog 1B isoform X2, which translates to MKIKNLKLGCVVSEKHIYISKERKRMVRVFDERVGEAEEVLQGMEQELFGAPASFRNAMSMKIRMYRKDLAKLQRDIRSSAGASGFSGYLGDSRQGIYMPENDQSTHLQSQRALLIQGTESLNNASKSIERSQQITAETDQVGTDIIEELGEQREQLDRTRVRLVHTGENLSRSRKILRAMSRRLMTNKLLLTVIIIMEVAILGAVVYLKFFRK; encoded by the exons atgaaaATAAAGAACTTAAAACTGGGGTGTGTAGTCTCAGAGAAACATATCTACATATCTA AGGAAAGGAAGAGGATGGTCAGAGTCTTTGATGAGCGTGTTGGAGAGGCTGAAGAAGTG CTTCAGGGCATGGAACAGGAGCTGTTTGGTGCTCCAGCATCCTTCCGGAATGCCATGTCTATGAAGATTCGAATGTACCGCAAAGATTTGGCCAAACTGCAGAGAGACATAAGGAGCTCAGCTGGAGCATCAGGGTTCTCCGGCTACCTTGGAGACAGCAGACAAGGGATTTATATGCCAGAGAATGACCAGAGT ACACATCTTCAGTCCCAGCGTGCTTTGCTCATCCAGGGGACAGAGTCTCTCAATAATGCCTCAAAGAGCATTGAACGAAGTCAACAGATCACAGCAGAGACAGACCAGGTTGGCACGGACATCATTGAGGAGCTAGGAGAACAGAGAGAACAATTGGACCGCACCAGAGTCAGA CTGGTTCACACCGGAGAGAACCTGAGCCGCAGCAGAAAAATCCTGCGTGCAATGTCCCGACG ACTGATGACTAACAAACTGCTATTGACAGTCATTATCATCATGGAAGTGGCCATCCTAGGGGCAGTGGTCTACCTTAAGTTCTTCCGCAAGTAG
- the vti1b gene encoding vesicle transport through interaction with t-SNAREs homolog 1B isoform X1: MSSEECEKLHEMYKSLYDEVKLMPERVQRCQGEERKRMVRVFDERVGEAEEVLQGMEQELFGAPASFRNAMSMKIRMYRKDLAKLQRDIRSSAGASGFSGYLGDSRQGIYMPENDQSTHLQSQRALLIQGTESLNNASKSIERSQQITAETDQVGTDIIEELGEQREQLDRTRVRLVHTGENLSRSRKILRAMSRRLMTNKLLLTVIIIMEVAILGAVVYLKFFRK, encoded by the exons ATGTCTTCAGAGGAGTGTGAAAAGCTGCACGAGATGTATAAATCTCTGTATGACGAAGTGAAGTTGATGCCTGAACGGGTTCAGAGGTGTCAAGGAG AGGAAAGGAAGAGGATGGTCAGAGTCTTTGATGAGCGTGTTGGAGAGGCTGAAGAAGTG CTTCAGGGCATGGAACAGGAGCTGTTTGGTGCTCCAGCATCCTTCCGGAATGCCATGTCTATGAAGATTCGAATGTACCGCAAAGATTTGGCCAAACTGCAGAGAGACATAAGGAGCTCAGCTGGAGCATCAGGGTTCTCCGGCTACCTTGGAGACAGCAGACAAGGGATTTATATGCCAGAGAATGACCAGAGT ACACATCTTCAGTCCCAGCGTGCTTTGCTCATCCAGGGGACAGAGTCTCTCAATAATGCCTCAAAGAGCATTGAACGAAGTCAACAGATCACAGCAGAGACAGACCAGGTTGGCACGGACATCATTGAGGAGCTAGGAGAACAGAGAGAACAATTGGACCGCACCAGAGTCAGA CTGGTTCACACCGGAGAGAACCTGAGCCGCAGCAGAAAAATCCTGCGTGCAATGTCCCGACG ACTGATGACTAACAAACTGCTATTGACAGTCATTATCATCATGGAAGTGGCCATCCTAGGGGCAGTGGTCTACCTTAAGTTCTTCCGCAAGTAG
- the arg2 gene encoding arginase-2, mitochondrial — translation MALRGSLSRLLRSTFSFCQQNRSHSVAILGAPFSKGQKRRGVEHGPKAIRDAGLVDRLSNLDYPLHDFGDLSFQHLDKDEHFMHVPFPRTVGRANQLLSGAVSGAVGAGHTCIMLGGDHSLAIGSVEGHTQQCPDLCLIWVDAHADVNTPLTSPSGNLHGQSVAFMLKELQDKMPEVPGFSWMKPFLAARDLVYIGLRDVDPGEHIILKNLGIQYFSMRDIDRMGIQRVMEVTLDHLLARKQRPIHLSFDIDAFDPSLAPATGTPVNGGLTYREGIYITEEIHNTGLLSVMDLVEVNPTLGATPEAVEATASLAVDVIASALGQTREGAHVAFQKIPEPKEDTELRL, via the exons ATGGCCCTGAGAGGATCGCTGTCCAGATTATTGAGGTCCACGTTTAGTTTTTGTCAACAGAACCGATCGCATTCTGTCGCGATTTTGGGTGCTCCGTTTTCCAAAGGGCAG AAAAGGAGAGGGGTGGAGCATGGACCCAAAGCAATTCGGGATGCGGGTTTGGTGGATAGACTTTCAAATCTTG ACTACCCCTTGCATGACTTCGGAGACCTGAGCTTCCAGCACCTGGATAAGGATGAGCACTTTATGCATGTCCCATTCCCACGCACAGTTGGACGAGCCAATCAGCTTCTGTCTGGAGCTGTGAGCGGCGCAGTGGGGGCAGGACACACCTGCATCATGCTGGGGGGAGACCACAG TTTAGCAATTGGTTCTGTGGAAGGCCACACCCAGCAGTGCCCTGACCTGTGTCTGATCTGGGTTGACGCCCATGCAGATGTCAACACACCTCTGACTTCACCTTCTGGAAACCTCCACGGCCAGTCTGTGGCATTCATGCTTAAGGAGTTGCAGGACAAG ATGCCGGAAGTTCCTGGATTTTCCTGGATGAAGCCTTTCCTGGCGGCCAGAGATCTGGTCTACATCGGCCTTAGAGATGTTGATCCAGGAGAGCA tATAATTCTGAAGAACCTTGGAATTCAGTACTTTTCCATGCGTGACATTGACAGAATGGGCATTCAAAGAGTAATGGAGGTCACACTGGATCACCTCCTGGCAAG GAAGCAAAGGCCCATCCACCTGAGCTTTGATATTGATGCATTTGACCCCTCCCTGGCTCCTGCCACTGGAACTCCGGTTAATGGAGGATTGACCTATAGAGAAGGCATCTACATCACAGAGGAGATCCACAACACAG GTTTACTGTCTGTGATGGATTTGGTTGAAGTGAACCCCACACTGGGAGCAACACCTGAGGCTGTTGAGGCCACAGCTAGCCTAGCTGTTGATGTCATTGCTTCCGCTCTCGGTCAGACTCGTGAGGGTGCACATGTCGCCTTCCAGAAGATTCCAGAACCAAAAGAGGACACTGAGCTACGGCTGTGA